In Heptranchias perlo isolate sHepPer1 unplaced genomic scaffold, sHepPer1.hap1 HAP1_SCAFFOLD_1036, whole genome shotgun sequence, the DNA window GTTCCTatttcctgatcactgtccagacgCACTGTGAATGGAGGGCAGGGAGGAGAGGCTCAGCCGTCACGCACCCCATGGTCGAATTTCCCGCCTCGGGTTCACACGAGCCCAAACAGCGAGGTACCGGAGGGCGACCGagacgccccccccccgcccaaccggCGAGGGACCAGAGCAATCGGGACATTTCCAAAAAAATAAGACGATTACTGACCTTTCGAAGTGCGTGACCTTTGAGCCCGGGTAGATCTCTTTCTGAACGAAGTATTGCTCGAGCTTCAAGAGACTGAGAAGCTGATTGGCCCCGGCGACTTCACCAGTGCTTgatgggaaagggagagagagagagagaccgacattAACCGTGACGGTTCATTCGTCCAGAGACAACTCGGCCCCGTCCCCGCGCTCCGCCCGCCCGGCCCtatgggcgggggcggggggatccGTGCCTGCTCCTGGAGATCGTGTGCGCCCCGTGGGCACGGCCTTGTGCGGGTGGCTGAGTTCCGGTGCGTGTAGCTGTACGTCCAGGAGCGTTTGTGCCCGCATGTCTGTGGGCACGTGTGCTGCATGCGCGATTGCGTGTTTGTGCGTGTCTGTGCCCATTTGTgcccgtgtgtttgtgtgtctgtgcccATTTGTgcccgtgtgtttgtgtgtctgtgcccATTTGTGcccgcgtgtgtttgtgtgtctgtgcccATTTGTGCCcgcgtgtttgtgtgtctgtgcccATTTGTGCccacgtgtgtttgtgtgtctgtgcccATTTGTGCccacgtgtgtttgtgtgtctgtgcccATTTGTGCccacgtgtgtttgtgtgtctgtgcccATTTGTGCccacgtgtgtttgtgtgtctgtgcccATTTGTGCCTGCGTGTTTGTGTCTGTGCCCATTTGTGcccatgtgtgtttgtgtgtctgtgcccATTTGTgctcgtgtgtgtttgtgtgtctgtgcccATTTGTGCccacgtgtgtttgtgtgtctgtgcccATTTGTgctcgtgtgtttgtgtgtctgtgcccATTTGTGCccacgtgtgtttgtgtgtctgtgcccATTTGTGCCcgcgtgtttgtgtgtctgtgcccATGTATTGGTGCCCGTGTTGGTGCCCATGTTGGTGCCCGCGTGTTTGTGTGTCAGTGCCCGCGTGTTGATGTCTGGACTGGGCTCCGCTGTGATGCCCTTCATGGTTGACTACCTTGCCGACGGTCTCTGCCCCCCTTCGGTGGGGTATTGGAGGGTGGCCAGCCCCTCGCTGGGGAGCAGAGGTGAGAGACGCCGGGGGCCCTgactcactggggggggggggagaggggggcggggccCTGACTcaccgggagggagagggggccggGGGCCCTGACTCACCGGGAGGCGGCTGCCATGAGGATGCCGTCTCTGCGCAGACTCTGCAACACATCGATCACATCGGGGTACAGGTTGATCGTCCGACCCGCGCTGTCCACAACCGTACCAttcctgggggaggagagaggaggggggaggagggaggagagaggagggaggagggaggagggagggagggaaggagggagggagggaggaggagggaggagggaggaggagagagggggagggaggaggagagagagagagggagggagggagggaggagggagggaggagggagggagggaggagagaggagggggagaggggagagggagggaggggagaggggagagggagggagggaggagagagaggggagaggggggagagaggggagagaggagagagagaggagagagagggttagacgGGGAGTGAAGCAGGTGAATGAGGTGCAGTCTGTAAATATTGTGAATGTGTTGCCGGTCAGCCTCACGTGTGTTTTTTAAATGGAGGATCCACGTGCGTGTCGACCCAGAACGGCCAGAGTGTGCGatctgaggagggagggaggatagagACACGGTGTTAGAGCTCCCTGCAGACACAGCCAGCATTTCCCCCCCAGCTGAAGGCCCCTCGCTGGGGGAACGGTTCCGCCCCTCCATCAGCTCACACAGGTGGCCCATTCAGCATGGGCGAGCCCAGAGCGTGGGCCCAGTACacagggaacaggaggaggccgttcagcccctcgggcctgctccaccatttaatcagatctgtatcttaactccatcgaatcctttaatcatctcaaacacctcgatcagatcaccccttaatcttctgtgttCGGGGGGATTACGAGCCCAGTCCGTGCAAcctggcctcgtaatttaaccctttcagccccggtgGATCTGccccgcaccccctccaaggccaatatctccttcctgaggcgcggtgcccagaactgaacgccgtGCTCCGGATGTGCGGGGGAAATCGACTGCAGGAGGCATCACAGTTGAGACTTGGTCACTGTTCCCAGCAGGAAACACTGGACGGTGAtcgggagccctggctgatttccccccaacaCCCCCATCGTCCTGCCctctgtggggctcagtaccaGACAGGCCACCCATCCCCCTCAGAACCCTGTCTCACCCACTCCCTGTAGCCTCTGCCCCCTCCCGAGGGTCACCGAGACCCTCCCTAAGCCCTGGGCCCCGCTCTGCCGCCCGTGCTCCTGGCCGGAGAGGGCTGGCATGACGAACCCCCCAGTATTGTGAATCCTCTACAGCCTGACCGAGAGGCTCAGGAGGGGGTTTGATCGGGGGTAAAATCTCCAGAGGATCCCTGACCTCAgatatgtctctgtctctccttctctctttctgtgtcccactctctgtctcttgctctctttctttctgtgtgtctctctttctttctctctctctctctctctctttctgtgtgtatctctctctctctctcccccctctctgtgtgtatctctctctctctctccccctctctgtgtgtatctctctctctctctgtatttctgtctctctgtttctctctctctctctgtatttctgtctctgtttctctctctctctgtgtttctctctgtttctctctctctctgtgtctctctctctctgtgtctctctctctctgtgtctctctctctctgtgtctctctctctctctgtgtgtgtgtctctctgtgtctgtcactctctctgtgtctgtcactctctctctgtctctctctctctctctgtctctctctctgtgtctctctctccctctctgtgtgtatctctctctctctccccctctctgtgtgtatctctctctctctctctctctgtatttctgtctctctgtttctctctctctctctgtatttctgtctctgtttctctctctctctgtgtttctctctgtttctctctctctctctgtttctctctctgtttctctctctcctctgtttctctctctctctgtttctctctctctctgtgtgtctctctctctgtgtgtctctctctctgtgtgtctctctctctgtgtgtctctctctctctctctctgtgtgtgtctctctgtgtctgtcactctctctgtgtctgtcactctctctctctgtgtctctctctctctgtgtctctctctctctgtgtctctctctctctgtatctctctctctctgtatctctctctctctgtctctctctctctctgtctctctctctctgtatctctctctctctgtatatctctctctctgtatatctctctctgtatatctctctctctctctatctctctctgtatctgtcactctctctctctctatgtgtctctctctctctcccccctctccctctctctctccctctctgtgtgtgtatctctctctctgtatctctctctctctctgtatctctctctctctctctccccctctctctctgtatctctgtcactctctctctgtatctctgtcactctctctctgtatctctctctctctctctctgtatctctgtatctctctctcccccctctctctctatctctgtcactctctctctatctctgtcactctctctctctctgtatttctgtttctctctctctgtatttctgtctctgtttctctctctctctgtgtttctctctgtgtttcactctctgtctctcactccctctctgcatgtccgtctctctctctctctctgtttctctctatgtgtgtgtctctcgctctctctccctctctgtgtctctctcactctctgcgctttTACATTCTCTGTCAAGCTtgtctcactctcgcctctgtcggaggggcaatcctttggatgagacgttaaaccgagggccccgtctgcctgttccatTAACGATCCCGCAGCGTTCCTGGAAGGGTTACAGGGtgtgttctctctggtgtcctggggccgagattCCTCCCTCGAACTGACACCcaccccattttttaaaaaaaacagacaaGGTGAGCCGGTCGATCTCATTCGCTGcccctgggatcttgctgtgcgctgaCCAGTTGGGAAACCCCAGCG includes these proteins:
- the mdp1 gene encoding magnesium-dependent phosphatase 1 — its product is MGEECFLVALQPEDVKPRLVVFDLDRTLWPFWVDTHVDPPFKKHTNGTVVDSAGRTINLYPDVIDVLQSLRRDGILMAAASRTGEVAGANQLLSLLKLEQYFVQKEIYPGSKVTHFERIKHATGIQYSDMIFFDDERRNIVDVGKLGVVCILVSNGMTVELLKDGLEKFEQLRKSRS